A portion of the Scleropages formosus chromosome 13, fSclFor1.1, whole genome shotgun sequence genome contains these proteins:
- the sting1 gene encoding stimulator of interferon genes protein has translation MMCQGRAAPLVPPARKCSSLKWGAGLVALSLTVTTTQMQWVSYTQATTLALGLSLGMVLSGLCLIAEEYFYRKRYHIKVPMEVNSFLCKAPMSAAIMFLMAITGGVRLKPEDWLSVVVVCSIFIILKSLGILGPTPVEVSWICEQRKTDVACGLAWSFYTGYLKLVLPRLRATIEEYRAQHRSNILPQRDFWKVNILVPLSASVFNQLEDMDQRIRFYENLPETVIDRAGIRSRVYKHSVHAVYDDQKRPHYCVVEYATPLDTLHQMSHDSRVGFGVNERRQQVLLFYRTLKEILDNSPECRNRYQLILLDDDCDAEADPHFLSKEILKYVQQPQGEVLNGAVVREGLHRREVGLPRNATPPQDFLSRLPTLMISNDAPQTLRDPVEDTYIHPTQCCR, from the exons ATGATGTGTCAGGGCAGAGCGGCACCGCTTGTTCCTCCGGCTCGCAAGTGTTCGTCCTTGAAGTGGGGAGCGGGACTCGTCGCTTTGTCTCTCACGGTGACGACCACACAGATGCAGTGGGTCTCCTACACTCAAGCCACCACGCTGGCCCTGGGCCTCTCCTTGGGGATGGTCCTCAGTGGCCTCTGCCTGATCGCGGAAGAGTACTTCTATCGTAAGAG GTACCACATCAAGGTTCCCATGGAGGTGAATTCCTTCCTTTGCAAGGCCCCCATGAGCGCCGCCATAATGTTCCTCATGGCGATCACCGGAGGCGTTCGACTGAAGCCGGAAGACTGGCTCTCCGTGGTAGTCGTGTGCAGCATCTTCATCATCCTGAAGTCCTTGGGCATACTG GGTCCCACTCCAGTGGAAGTTTCCTGGATCTGCGAGCAGCGCAAGACGGATGTGGCCTGTGGACTGGCCTGGTCTTTCTACACGGGATACCTGAAGCTGGTGCTTCCAA GACTCAGGGCCACCATTGAGGAGTACCGAGCTCAGCACAGAAGCAACATCCTGCCTCAAAGGGATTTCTGGAAAGTCAACATCCTCGTGCCGCTGAGCGCCTCCGTCTTCAACCAGCTGGAGGACATGGATCAGCGCATCCGGTTCTATGAGAACCTCCCAGAAACAGTGATCGACAGGGCGGGAATCAGGAGCCGGGTTTACAAGCACAGTGTGCACGCTGTGTACGACGACCAGAAGCGG ccCCACTACTGTGTAGTGGAGTACGCAACCCCCCTGGACACTCTACACCAGATGTCGCACGACAGCAGGGTGGGGTTTGGAGTGAATGAGCGCCGCCAGCAAGTCCTGCTCTTCTACCGGACCCTGAAGGAAATCCTGGACAATTCCCCAGAGTGCCGGAACCGCTACCAGCTCATTCTGCTGGATG ACGACTGCGACGCAGAGGCCGACCCTCACTTCCTGTCCAAGGAGATACTGAAATACGTGCAGCAGCCCCAGGGAGAAGTGCTCAACGGAGCCGTCGTCCGAGAGGGCCTTCATCGGAGGGAGGTCGGCCTCCCCAGAAACGCCACACCTCCGCAAGACTTCTTGTCCAGGCTTCCAACGCTCATGATCAGCAACGACGCTCCCCAGACTCTCAGGGACCCAGTGGAGGACACTTACATACATCCGACCCAGTGTTGCCGGTAG